CTGAAAGCATCTGAATAATTAGGTTCACTGCTACAACTTTATTAAAACTATGCTATTTTTTATGCTCTTCAAAATATAGAGGTTCTTAATGTGTTGTCAAGAAATTGCACATCACATGCAGTTTCACAAAATTTGTCATCAACTGCATTTTCATTGCTGTAATCACCGGTGCCCCAAAACCTGGCCATttgctggattaaaaaaaaaaaacaaaacaacaaaaaaaaaaccttcagttTCTCATTTGAAAGGGGGTtttgtgtaaaaactgtgccaaacaaatcttgCAAGTGACTCACTATGGCATCCCCTAATCACAATGCATACCTATAAAAGACCTGATGGATTTTTCATGCCTCCCAGTACACAAGTGCATTCAATACAGTAGCATCATTCTTTAAGGACCACTAACGTGTTTGGGCTCAGGTGTGTCTATTTCGAAATGTGATTCTGATTTAATGAGTACATTACAGCTCCATTTTACAGATCTGAAGGAGATGGGAAGGAGCACAATTTCACCACTTGATGAGACAGATTCTTATTTTACGCATTTTTTCATACCGACTGACTGTTATGATATAAATGGAGACGATATCAAAAGCAGGAAAAATATTGAAAGCAAACCTGAGAACCAGTCTGTCTTAAAATTGGATGTCATGTGTGGCCACGATATTAATAAGTGATGAgaattaattgatttattttgattgtaTGAAACATTTCTGAAGGAATTCATTTTTCAGAGAGACTCATCGCCGAGACTAGACAGCCATTGTATCGCAGTGGAATATGAGAGTATGGTAAACTTTAAGAATATGTGAATTTTAAATTGATCAAGCATTTGAGTGAACTCTGAAGCACTGATTAGTTATgtgcacttaaaaaaacaaaaaaccaaaaaaaaaaactatatttcaCAAAATACTAGTGTATTCatcatggcaaaaaaataagTTGAAATACTGAAGACATGGTAACCATTTCAcatatttttaagaaaagggCATGTGAATCAAGCTCATTGTAGAAATTAATTGATGACACAGTGGAGAAATTCACTAATATAGTAAGTGATAATACTGTATAGAGTACAGTAAAATATTAAATTCATCTTTCATTCCACTTTTCCTCATTGGGGTCGTGGTTGTGCTGGAACCTCTCTCAGCTACCTTCAGGTGCAGTGCAAATTTATGAAAGGCATGataatattataaaataaaattaaaaaaaaaaaaacgaggatgTAACAGTACATATGGTCATATAGATGTCTTAGTGACAACTTGATGAAAAGTAGTTTCAGCTATTCATGATTTCCTATCCGGTCAATATAACCATTGCAAATTATTCTGTTGGCTTGGCAAATTGTTCTGCTATGATGTCAGCCAATGACTTTGGTTTCAGTCAAAATATCCAGCTGGCTATTTGTTGTTTTACTCCCCATTGTCGGCTGCACACGTGTTGAATTATTTGAAAGCTTAGTGCGCAAAATTTACTTTGAGAAGCAAAGCGTTTGTCTGGGAAAAGAATGCCTGTCAACAGTTTGACAATGTTCAGACACATGTTTTCCTCTTGGCACTATACATTTAAATCTACCTTGTGATCCATGTGTATGTTTTCCACTAGTGGTCAAGGGAAAGGAAAAATGTAACCAGTGATGTAATGAAGAGTTCCAGATTGCGGTCGCACGCAGAAGGCTCTCAAATATAGCTGTGTTGAATTCGCATATTCAACCTTTGTGATGACAATCTATAAACCTTGGATTAGATTGAATTTGatcataaataaattgaaaaagggTTGCGAATCCCACAAAATTGACAAACCAATTAGAAGGCCAAGTAAACAGAATGCAATATAATGGCATAGTCTGTGAGTAAGTACAGTATTGTACGATTTTTTAAAGTTCTTTAGTGCAGATGATCATAGTCATTACTACAACTCGGGGGGGGACAAACTAACCAATACGTGAATATTCACTTATTGACTATATTTTCCGATCTTAACCATAGGCATTTCTATATGTGCTGGTATACGCTTAGCCAAAAAAATGATGTACAGGCAAGATTTATAATCCTTATGGAGGCCGATCAGGTGATTTGTAGGAAAATCCCAGATGTATTCATCATGGCAATCTTTGTAATTACTCACTTTTATGAACGTTTTAATGACGTAGGAGTGTgttatttaaatacagtatggcAAAAATGAACACCGCATCAAATAATTCACAAAGCCCCGAAGTATTGAGTAGACCCACCAAAACTACATTACAGTCGGTCTTTATCAGATTGAACAGTCTGTAAAGATTAAATGACTGGTGATGATGACTGTCTGAAAAATGACGTCGTCTAATGAGTCACATTCTATGAATATGTCACCACGTATCCCGCTTTACTGTAAATCGAAAATGTTCTGCCACCTCCAAAGCTAAAATGTCACTTACAACCAACTGTTACTAAACGGCGCTTCACTGGGTGATTTCTACGCGATAGAAGTGACGGCAGAACTTCAATTTAACTCCACACCCATGAGCAAATGTACGCAGCGACATAATAACCCTAACGTTTGTATTACAAGAAGCGTTTACCTTTTTTTCGCCCCTCAGTCCTCAAGTCTTATTTCCTCAGGTGTTTACAGCGAGGTTTATCGGTCCATCTGGGAGGAAGACGACTCACGAGGCTCGGGAAGAAGAAGTTTGGAAATAAGCCACGCCTTCCTCCTCCCAAAATCTGCTTCGAATTTAGAACCTCGCCCGCCGCCTTCACCGACCATCGGAAATATCACAACtttaaacattcacattgaatttaagaaaaataaagtcaCAGAAGACGTGTTAATAACTACTGACCATGTGCCAAAATTATGAAATGAACAAATTCAGTCCCCGgctaaatgttttcattgtaagAAATGTGCAGATGTCTGACGCCCCCTGCAGCACAGTCAGTGCATGCTACAAACAGCCTCTTCAGCCGAAGCACACAATACAACCATTCATACTGTACACACGCAACATTCCATTAATTTTCACCTCAAAGGGAAGAAAGGGGCAGTCATAAAAACCAATGGCATAAATCACATTTAACGAGTCATTAACgttaaaagttttattttacatttgatgtAGCGCTTGTCATGGGTATCATGCTATATGCAAATGTACCTAATTCTGTTAGTTGTCAATATGTAGACAACTATTTCGCGTAATTCCCTCAGAAATGCTTTGAAATGTGTGGGCTTTTTGTTTCTACCCTTTGAATTTCACCATCTCTCAAGACACTTAAACATCTTATTACTgataatcaaaaaaataatgtaaccaATGATAAAGGTTGCGTAACATTATCCTTATGTGGGTTTACTCAAAATTGTGAATAGGAGTGGCTTGGACATGCCAAACACATCCATGAATTAAATCAAGACTGTAAATTACCCAGTGTTGTGATTTTGAGAGtggagaatgtttttttgtttctatgtgccctgcgattggctggcaaccagctcagagtGTACTCTCCCCCCTACCCGgttatagctgggataggctccagcactcccgcgaccagttgtgaggataagtggctcggaaaatagatggatggactacATGCCCTGGACAAGCGATATAGTATAGCTATTTTCTTGCTGTAAGAATCTTGCAGCTAACACACTGGATATATCATATGATCTAACTATTTTATTGGATCTCATGAGACTgcacaggtgtacctaatgtcgTGGGCAGTGAATGCAGTACTGTATAGTATAATGtgttggaaagaatactttggcAGCTGGTTGCAATTACAAGTTAAACTTTGAAAACGTATTCGCAGTGTAACTATTTCAGTCACTTTCCAAAAGTAACTATTgaaatttgtttacatttcgATTACTTTTCTTAACTTTGTATGAATGTATGAACAGAACCTTTGGAAGTGCCCCACCCCACATAATATCAATAATTATTTTGGAATGAACCACACATTTGTTACTTACACCGATAATGAACTAACAACAAAACAAgatcaaatgtaaaatgtgataaaaatgtttgttgcatTATATTTTATGTGTACCATATCATGTTGACATCATCACAACTGTGGATGATTAATATTGCAATATTGCGTCATATTAGAACCCAGATAAGTGGAAGTTCTGCCCCCAAAAGAGCAAAATTATGAAGATGCAACTTTTCAAAAGTCAGTATTCttttgtatacatatttattttcattttccaagccccttatcctcacaagggtcaggggaaagctggagcctaccccagctagctCTGGGCGAAAGGgggagcacaccctgaactggttgccagccaatcgcagggcacacatcaaCACCATCTCTGaatgggaatcgatcccacactgccagCACCAAAGTCTTATTATATGATCAAAAATGTGAGTATGAGTCTATCCATTCCTTTATCTTCCAGATTTGAAcaccgttcctcagaactgtgaggcagatgtgccaaccTGTCTGTTACGGGTGGTACTGCCAGTCACCTTTATAAAAAATGCAAGCAACAGACCTGTCCAGAAGATGGCGCTGCAAGGCCACATTTGTCATGTTTGACACTAAAGGAGAATGGAACATGATAATTCCTCCCCAACACGAAATATATACCTCTCAGGTTCCATGGTCAAAGATTGTTGTAGATAtattgtgtttgtgcgtgtgtgtgtatgtgtgtgtgtgtcagaaacTTCCCTGAACTGTAAAACTCACCCttgaatatatatgtattattttatatgCAGTGTGTGATCCTAGCTTGTCCTCACTTTAAGAACTGTACATGGGTTGTCTCAAACTAGCCTCTCTGAAAACGCTTAGTTGTTGGATATAGATTCTGATTTTCTTCTATAGTGCTGTGAACAAAGTCTGATTTAGGTACTGTAGTTCATTTACATCAGTGCTCTTTGACACTTGTCCCTTTCACACAGTTTTCACAAAACTGCAACATCAGAGATTTAACAGTAGATCCTTTAAgaacatgtgcttttttttttttttggacagacaTTGCTTGTACATACAGTTGAGGCAAGTTCTAGAAACAGATAATTACGTAATTAGTGATCAACATCCTAGTGTCTACAAATGAAAATTGGCTTCAACATAAAGTTGTGGGCCCTTTCAGCTATCCCCTTTTCAGGTACTATCCAGCTCCTCTCACTACTTTGGAAACCAGGCAATTTGTTGAACAACCCATTCCCTATTGGTACCGTAAAATTGACAACTGTCTAAATCTTAAACTTTTAACCTTTATGGACatgaagtaaaaatgttttaagaaaGGTGTTTTGTATCCATAAAGCATGTGTGTGGCAGGTGACACTAAACTGTTGCTCAGACCTTGATAAATAGtaatattgattttgtttttgtaagtaTAACGTATGTATGCTTTTATAATGCAGTACTGATATGGTTAGGCTTTCCTTTCCACAACACGACATTGAAACATCTTGTTAAATAATGTGATTCACAGTGTTCAATGGTCTTCAGGACATGCACTACTGTCAAATGAATTCAATCCAAACTTTAATTGCTTCAAATTGCATCTATCCAATTCTCTATACATTCAACTCGAGTTGCAAAACATGCTTTTCAGGTTGCGAGTAAGTTTCGTCATCCATACAAATAGTATCCCTCTTCTTGGTACAAGCTGTTTGCACAGATAAGTGACGTCTGAGAGTAGAGTATTGACTGTGGTAGTCATCCTCGCTCAAATACACGTCACACAGACAAACTGGCCCTTTAAACTGTGGTGTATCGAGCAGGACCAGGGCAGGAACGGAAAGGAGATGGTCCACTCGGGAAATCAGACAGGAATGTCGGTTTGTGGGATGGTGAACTTTCCGGCAAGGCCTGTCGTTTCGTGCGGTCGTGCTTCTTATAGTGAAAATCCAATGGCGGACGCAAAGCCAGAGGGCCTCCTATCTCTTCGGAGGATGAGTCAATTGACTgccgattaaaaaaatcttcagcAGACTCGCTGGAAGATGAGGACAAGCTGACTGGGGGATTTAGTGAAGGGTGCACAGGACCAGGGAGAGTCTGTGTGGGGTCAAACGGTGCAGGTTGAGGATCAGGTAGGTGTGTGGGGTCAAATGGTGCTGGTTGAGGATCAGGGAGTGGTGTAGGATCAGAATGAGCAGGCTGCTGATCTTTTCCTGGGTAATGGAAAGGAGGCAGAGTTGGGATGTGAGGTTGTACGGGGAGGTCGTGACCTTGTGGTTTCAGCGGGCGAAGGACATCCACATTCTGAGGAAGGGAGAGACCAGCTCACGTCACACAGATAGTTACAAACTTATTGTTAAAGAGGATGTAGAACTTTGCCCTTGCCCTGAAATACTTGTATACTCAATTGCTTATTCAGTAAGGGAATGAtctaaacaaatattttaataataaattcatttagacgtgcatgcacacacagacagacacgcatacacacacacatatacacacatgcgcgcacgcatgcacgcatgcacacatgcactcacacacgcaaaccacacgcacacacatgcatgcatagacacacacacacaaatcacatGACATGGCTGAAGTCAAACTACCAATCCCGTTATCTATAAACTACATCACATTTGATTGTTTTCGTATTGGGTGTCATGAACTCGTTCAAATGTTCCCACTGCAGTTTGTTGTGGAAGTTCAAATCCCAAATGCGTCCAGAATTCATTGGTCTAATTCTCTTAAGAATGTGATGAAAAGTGTGCATTTCTGTACCTGTATTTTGAACATCTCGCAGGACACTTGAACGTCCGGATGCGCGTGGAGATCTCCATGGACAGATGCTGTACAAAAGCCTGCAGTCTAGGGCCAAAGCATAACATTATGTCTAGAGTAGTAATACTGCTCTGGTTGAAGGTAAAAATCACGACATTGGATATTTTTAGAACAATTAACACTTGAAGTAGTCATACTTAAGTAGTAATGAAGGCTATTTTTGGGAGTAAAATCAATTATGTGTTGTCTCAAATAGTGGCCAAGggttttatttatattacagCAGAAGGTACCTGATGTCTATTAATGGTAGGGAGtttatttgtacaaatgcaTAGATAAATATATCATATTTGTCACCCTGCTTGTGGAGCATAAATAGAACTAGATTCATTGCAGACCTCAGTGTCCGAAGCGGGTGTCAACTGCTGACAGGTGCCTCTCTCAGTCACTCCCTCTGGACACTCTTGAACTGTGTACTCCACAAATCTGGCTTTCACTGGGAGAGTCTAAAATAAATAACCCATACTGTGAGTAAATGGCAACAACCACAAAATACACATGCATAGTAGCGGAAGTAGAGGAAAAGTGGCGGTCCGGTGGTGTACTGCACCATAATGGGTATAACTAAGTTTCTTGCTTGGTgcacaaaaactcaaaattacattttgcttTGAGCTCATGCGTTTCATCTTAAATAATCACTTTAACTATATACAAAACAGTCAGCAGAGTACTATGTAATAAAATCCACTACTGAAACACCCGTCTCTCACAAACTAATAAGTGCATAAATAGCGGACTTTTTCTGCAGCTCTGGTGATCCGCTTCACTCCGAGGCCTGCACCCAGAGTGGAAAGTCTCTTGTAGTATGCCAGAGAGACTTGAACGGCCAGCACAGCTTGTGGACTGTCTACGGGAAGTAGGATGGGGCAGGCAGGACATGTCTGTTGCAGCTTCTCTGCGGGGTCTGCGTGAAAAAGAGGATCATCATGGAAGCACGAACGTATGTTTGCattgaaatattaaattattttacacaaAGAATGACCAATGGAAATCGAGTAATTTCTTTGAACATGCTTTGCTTCAAACAACTCACAGTATATAAATTatatgtcatgagcaaggcttggccactgccaagaggaaTGTGGCCACACCaatgctctgggcggtgacacacGTCACCTAACTAGGTACCTCACAGTTGTTTCACATTGCGACTGTAATTacacaggcatttaagttgtagtttttgtcactggcatttgccagttcattgtctTGCATTAGTGAGTTGCTTTCACTGCCTCTGTGACTCTCCGCTCTAtgtgtaagttagagtaaccctagtcactgTCATGTACAAGGCTGGACCACTCCCAGTGGTTTCATCAATTACACCTGTCGCTGGTCACAGCTGCTTCACATGAgacactgtgattagaccatgtatttaagttggagttttgccaCTGGTAGTTGCCAGTtggttgagtatgctttcccgcatccagggtttcTCCGGCACTGCGCCATTACAGCCCAATCATGCCTTtagttatgctctttagttgactcatagttatcgaacattgtattttgtgttttggatcctaccttcttggactgtgttgtcgtgcacaactttcgttataataaaacccactgaacaccATGTCCTcgtctgggagtcctgcatttgggtccgccgtgcaccgttggttcgtgacaggcACAGCGATTCTTTGCCCTTTTGTGTGATCCTGCCCTGTTgagttagtttgccccatagtcatcggacttcgctgcatgtcttttggatcctgcctagcttAGCGTTGCTGTACcgctgccttgtcggactgctacactgtgtatgacctagtttccagaataaactaagttgaacattatgcctctgcctcgaagtcctgcatttgggtatGCCCCCGTACTGGACGTTGGTGACAGTATTTGAAGTACACAAGAAATAAACGAATTGCagggaaaattattttcattattttttattatggaCCTAAATTTGGATTCTGAGaggatttgtgtttttttcatcaCTTGAAAATTTTAGTCATAGAGGCCCATAATTAGAAAAGAATCTTTAGCACAATATCAGAAGCTGACAGAATGTTAATCGGGAACAACTCAACTAATCAATAATCAATGTTTACTTTACCTGGCACAAGTGTGCAGTCGTAACTATACAGGTAGGTGTAACCTTCAG
Above is a genomic segment from Syngnathoides biaculeatus isolate LvHL_M chromosome 7, ASM1980259v1, whole genome shotgun sequence containing:
- the si:ch211-262h13.5 gene encoding fetuin-B: MMQTFMYKFFLQSVLLFIQILCLNGEGSALVPTELAPVPCNDKAVEKVSRLALTYINEDRAEGYKFALNRIANVHLHAQGPAGNVYYLDLDVLETKCHIGSPKPWKRCDVRPFMETQISGNCNTTILHTSEGYTYLYSYDCTLVPDPAEKLQQTCPACPILLPVDSPQAVLAVQVSLAYYKRLSTLGAGLGVKRITRAAEKTLPVKARFVEYTVQECPEGVTERGTCQQLTPASDTETAGFCTASVHGDLHAHPDVQVSCEMFKIQNVDVLRPLKPQGHDLPVQPHIPTLPPFHYPGKDQQPAHSDPTPLPDPQPAPFDPTHLPDPQPAPFDPTQTLPGPVHPSLNPPVSLSSSSSESAEDFFNRQSIDSSSEEIGGPLALRPPLDFHYKKHDRTKRQALPESSPSHKPTFLSDFPSGPSPFRSCPGPARYTTV